A single window of Leptospira koniambonensis DNA harbors:
- the nadB gene encoding L-aspartate oxidase — protein sequence MPRIKTDFLVIGSGITGLFQALKLSNVGETVIVTKKSDYESNTNYAQGGIASVFAQGDKFEDHVTDTLESGAGLCDPEAVRVLVEEGPPLVKELLEYGVPFNLNQEGEFDLHREGGHGTNRIVHAHDRTGHEIEKTLLQIVKQNPNIRILEYHTVVDLITPHHLKKKGLICFGAYVLSNQTGEVIPILAKKTIIASGGSGQVYSHTTNPKIATGDGVACAYRAGAEIRNMEFYQFHPTSLYHEKGDSFLISEAVRGKGAVLLGMDGEPFMKKYHPMADLATRDIVARAIDAEMKKSGDPHVWLDISHKPAAEIKEAFPSIYAKCLELGIDITTDPIPVVPAAHFMCGGIATDLWGKTRIENLFAAGEASCTGVHGGNRLASNSLLECLVFSNRIAEEIRKNPPDFLPEHKQIPDWDKEGLVNTEEWVLISHDLSEIKNTMSNYVGIVRSNLRLERAKRRMDLIYAEVRDYYNRTIVTNPLLELRNLVLVAELIIRSALARHESRGLHYSTDYPENRSPSRHDTILINDLVHGDLQAPL from the coding sequence ATGCCAAGAATTAAAACCGATTTTTTAGTCATTGGGAGCGGTATTACCGGCCTTTTCCAAGCATTAAAACTTTCTAATGTAGGCGAAACAGTGATCGTGACCAAAAAGTCCGATTACGAGTCTAATACCAATTATGCTCAGGGCGGGATCGCCTCCGTTTTTGCTCAAGGAGACAAATTCGAAGATCACGTAACAGACACACTGGAATCAGGAGCAGGCCTCTGTGATCCGGAAGCAGTCCGTGTTTTGGTAGAAGAAGGTCCTCCTCTAGTCAAAGAACTTTTAGAATACGGCGTTCCATTCAACCTAAACCAAGAGGGTGAATTCGATCTTCATAGAGAAGGTGGACATGGAACAAATAGAATTGTTCACGCTCATGACAGAACAGGTCACGAGATCGAAAAAACACTTTTACAGATCGTAAAACAAAACCCAAATATTAGAATATTAGAATACCATACTGTGGTAGATCTGATCACTCCTCACCATCTCAAAAAGAAGGGACTTATCTGTTTTGGAGCTTATGTTCTCTCCAACCAAACAGGAGAAGTAATCCCAATCCTTGCTAAAAAAACAATTATTGCAAGTGGTGGATCAGGACAGGTATATTCTCATACTACAAATCCTAAGATCGCAACCGGAGATGGAGTTGCCTGTGCTTATCGTGCAGGAGCAGAGATCCGAAATATGGAATTTTACCAATTTCATCCTACTTCTCTTTATCATGAAAAAGGTGATTCATTCCTAATTTCAGAGGCAGTCAGAGGAAAAGGTGCAGTATTGCTTGGAATGGACGGGGAACCGTTCATGAAAAAATACCATCCGATGGCTGATCTTGCCACAAGAGATATAGTTGCAAGAGCGATTGACGCGGAAATGAAGAAGTCCGGAGATCCGCATGTATGGTTGGATATCTCACATAAACCTGCTGCAGAAATTAAAGAAGCCTTCCCTTCTATTTATGCAAAATGCCTTGAGCTGGGAATAGATATCACTACGGATCCGATCCCAGTTGTGCCTGCGGCCCATTTTATGTGTGGAGGAATTGCAACTGACCTTTGGGGAAAAACTAGAATAGAGAATTTATTCGCTGCGGGAGAAGCTTCCTGCACTGGAGTACACGGTGGTAATCGTCTGGCATCTAATAGTTTATTAGAATGTCTTGTATTCTCCAATCGTATCGCAGAAGAGATCCGTAAAAATCCACCTGATTTCTTACCTGAACATAAACAAATTCCTGATTGGGACAAAGAGGGTCTGGTAAATACGGAAGAATGGGTATTGATCTCCCATGATCTTTCGGAGATTAAAAACACAATGTCCAATTATGTGGGAATTGTTCGCTCTAATCTACGTTTAGAAAGAGCAAAAAGAAGAATGGACCTGATCTATGCAGAAGTTAGAGACTATTATAATAGAACAATAGTCACAAATCCTCTATTAGAACTTCGTAATTTGGTTTTGGTGGCTGAATTGATTATTCGTTCTGCACTTGCCAGGCACGAAAGTAGAGGACTACATTATTCTACTGATTATCCAGAGAACAGATCCCCATCCAGACATGATACAATTTTGATCAATGATCTGGTCCATGGGGACCTGCAAGCGCCTCTTTAG
- the lsa25 gene encoding surface adhesin Lsa25 codes for MRKVYYIIRSLFTLFAFSMLAMGCEEKLDRSPYGFREEDDSDLIAGALFFQSFTNNGDGTTTDASGGLMWKTCSQGQVFSGDANSFNCRGASGTLANPSSFGAEELQYCNVDLNSCNTLGLPQTLTNVSPIGIPGSSEAYDSCANDNTGGHTDWRVASFIELKYLSSNSRNFMLLKFPDTIESFYWSSTANEQDIAGKTARAVSFTRDKFGDDETFSKTSRYFVRCVR; via the coding sequence ATGAGAAAAGTATATTATATAATAAGATCATTATTCACCTTATTCGCGTTTAGTATGCTCGCGATGGGTTGTGAAGAGAAATTGGATCGTAGTCCTTACGGCTTCAGAGAAGAAGATGATAGCGATTTAATCGCGGGTGCACTGTTTTTCCAAAGTTTCACTAATAATGGAGATGGAACAACAACTGATGCTAGTGGCGGGTTAATGTGGAAGACTTGTAGCCAAGGCCAAGTATTCAGCGGAGATGCAAATTCTTTCAATTGTAGAGGAGCAAGTGGAACACTTGCCAATCCTAGTTCTTTCGGAGCAGAAGAGTTACAATATTGTAATGTAGATCTGAATTCTTGTAATACCTTAGGACTTCCTCAAACACTTACAAATGTATCTCCGATAGGGATTCCAGGTAGTTCGGAAGCATATGATTCCTGTGCAAATGATAACACAGGTGGTCATACAGATTGGAGAGTTGCTAGTTTTATCGAGCTAAAATATTTAAGCTCAAATAGCCGCAACTTCATGCTGTTAAAATTTCCAGATACCATAGAGTCTTTCTATTGGAGTTCCACAGCTAACGAGCAGGATATAGCAGGTAAAACAGCTAGAGCAGTATCTTTTACCAGAGATAAATTTGGCGACGACGAAACATTTAGCAAAACCAGCAGATATTTTGTTCGCTGCGTAAGATAA
- the omp85 gene encoding Omp85 family outer membrane protein, with translation MKHFLIRIGIIAILAFVSTQNISADPGLLDGCEKPPERTDLPFYISPKRQLCKKDLEKKKEGWFPTGLPLLNSDPNTGIGYGIRVFAYNNGKKEDPFFEYTPYKFRIYAQYFNTTKQRQYQDVAFDAPYVFGTQWRLRGEGVYDANPNTLFFGLGESSLQTLSYTDRNQDGGTVHTNSTFADQQRNLAYTRPGGPGDPVDINGSVYNGFPAQNGFRVTDSQYNRYNLISPTAMLSGERSYVGGTVRLVAGMRMSQNIVRAFDGTLANASDPYLDGLGINSGGKAINGTTKITEDYNSGKILGYHGGMVNTLRLGVVYDTRDLEPDPNQGVFLEATYERSAKTFGSDFDYSKYFTQAKFFWSPFPKVFDKLVIAGRGGFSVTEGDAPFFEYRNMWGTEGVISGLGGRTTLRGYKQDRFVGRAMGWGNIELRWKFGSLSVAGQHFAFNLVPFLDFGRIWDDEHKVGTKDYKYSRGLGLRIAWNQTTIIMFDYAVSKEDKQLFVNFNHAF, from the coding sequence ATGAAGCATTTCCTCATTCGCATTGGCATAATTGCTATATTGGCCTTTGTATCGACTCAAAATATCTCCGCTGATCCAGGGCTCTTGGATGGTTGTGAAAAACCTCCCGAGAGAACGGATCTACCATTTTACATAAGTCCTAAAAGACAACTTTGTAAAAAGGATCTAGAAAAGAAGAAGGAAGGTTGGTTCCCAACTGGACTTCCTCTTTTAAATTCAGATCCGAATACAGGGATTGGTTATGGTATTCGTGTATTCGCATATAATAATGGAAAAAAAGAAGATCCATTTTTTGAATATACACCTTACAAATTCAGGATCTATGCTCAATACTTCAATACTACAAAACAACGTCAGTATCAAGACGTTGCTTTCGACGCTCCTTATGTGTTCGGAACACAATGGCGTTTAAGAGGTGAAGGTGTTTATGATGCCAACCCGAATACGTTATTCTTCGGTTTAGGAGAATCTTCTCTACAAACCTTAAGTTATACGGATAGAAACCAGGATGGTGGGACGGTTCATACAAACTCAACTTTTGCTGACCAACAAAGAAACTTGGCTTATACTAGACCAGGTGGCCCTGGCGATCCTGTAGATATTAACGGTTCTGTATACAACGGATTTCCGGCTCAGAACGGATTTAGAGTTACAGACTCTCAGTACAACCGATATAATTTAATCTCTCCTACAGCAATGCTCAGTGGAGAAAGATCTTATGTCGGAGGAACTGTCCGACTAGTTGCGGGAATGCGTATGTCCCAGAATATTGTAAGAGCATTTGACGGAACTCTTGCGAATGCTTCCGATCCTTACTTAGATGGACTCGGGATCAATTCTGGTGGAAAGGCGATTAACGGTACTACTAAGATCACCGAAGATTATAATTCAGGAAAGATCTTAGGTTACCATGGTGGTATGGTAAATACACTTCGCTTAGGTGTTGTGTATGACACAAGAGACTTGGAACCGGATCCAAACCAAGGTGTTTTCTTAGAAGCAACTTACGAAAGATCTGCAAAAACTTTCGGATCTGATTTCGATTATTCCAAATATTTCACTCAGGCAAAATTCTTCTGGAGTCCGTTTCCGAAGGTTTTCGACAAATTGGTTATCGCAGGGCGAGGCGGTTTCTCCGTTACTGAAGGTGATGCTCCATTCTTCGAATATAGGAACATGTGGGGAACAGAAGGTGTGATTTCCGGACTCGGAGGACGTACTACATTAAGAGGTTATAAACAAGACCGTTTCGTGGGACGTGCAATGGGTTGGGGTAATATCGAACTTCGTTGGAAGTTTGGTTCCCTTTCAGTTGCTGGACAACACTTCGCATTTAACTTAGTTCCATTCTTGGATTTTGGACGGATTTGGGACGACGAGCATAAGGTTGGAACTAAGGATTATAAATATTCCAGAGGTCTCGGACTCAGGATTGCTTGGAACCAAACAACGATCATCATGTTCGACTATGCTGTTTCCAAAGAAGATAAGCAGCTATTCGTAAACTTCAACCACGCGTTCTAA
- a CDS encoding acetyl-CoA carboxylase biotin carboxyl carrier protein subunit — MNRLFRLQWKEKEYVLDLGDPSSRLFGPEKKWESLLTHYSWNKEEDGSYSLPDGSVALLRSGKLFIHTKGKTFQFAIKGREVSDAQAASLEIKSPMPGKIIKVEVKSGDSVKKGQTLAVVEAMKMEHALKAGADAKVQEVLAHPGDIVSQDQLLIKLGE; from the coding sequence TTGAACCGCTTGTTTCGACTCCAATGGAAAGAAAAAGAATATGTATTGGATCTGGGTGATCCTTCTTCCAGACTATTTGGTCCTGAAAAAAAATGGGAGTCACTTCTCACTCATTATTCTTGGAATAAAGAAGAAGATGGTTCTTATTCTTTACCTGATGGAAGTGTTGCATTACTTAGAAGCGGGAAACTTTTCATCCATACAAAGGGAAAAACATTCCAATTTGCGATCAAAGGAAGAGAAGTTTCGGATGCACAGGCTGCTTCTTTAGAGATCAAAAGTCCAATGCCAGGAAAGATCATCAAGGTAGAAGTGAAGTCTGGAGATTCTGTAAAAAAAGGACAAACTCTAGCAGTTGTGGAAGCAATGAAGATGGAGCATGCATTGAAGGCTGGAGCAGATGCAAAAGTACAAGAGGTACTCGCTCATCCAGGTGATATTGTTTCCCAAGACCAGCTTCTGATCAAATTAGGCGAATAA
- a CDS encoding S41 family peptidase codes for MKSLRSLSLSFLSVILCTSIFFCQPSSGNSKTTADFTLKDFDSVVKTVEGNYIDKNIDKNRAYKDAAVFALLSLPHGLYLYPESYFTDREKYEESDDIFPGKSFKLSPEDKFVLFDPDYKEVEKIRDRKLKEESNKPKLSNDEVLKLVEREKVRKKVLTAKWEQTNFSKKDFDRVLAYLEKNLQNYTTPPLKDPFGEEDTKDKEPFSIKDVYLAAANGYLSSLDPHSQVFLKAAWEESMAKIEDGSFEGIGAILSGGGNKEVIVENPLEGRPAVTAGVRAGDVILAVDGKSTKGMLLDKVVERIKGKKGSKVILTIRRKGVAGTLAIEVIRDTIEIRNITSKLIDNHPYIGYIKLTGFVKSDPSVDKEFVQHFKELEKQSTGKGTKLKALVLDLRNNPGGYLDLAIDLADMFVTNGLIVSVKSPNRSPEDSNAGKKDLTDLPVAVLINAKSASASEIVASALKHHGRGLILGERSFGKATVQKLQELRGNGAYYIKLTQSRYYAPSGNTIQVVGVKPDVDVSSEEDGSFPFHYREENMWNHLPELPSSAEEKSHFDVKKLEGWVKSNGQAEKFIQEHKNDPIKPDFQLIRSIDYVDALLNTGTKRK; via the coding sequence TTGAAAAGCTTGAGATCCCTCTCCTTATCCTTTCTTTCAGTTATCTTATGTACGAGCATCTTCTTCTGCCAACCCTCTTCCGGAAATTCCAAGACCACGGCAGATTTCACTCTCAAAGATTTTGACAGCGTAGTCAAGACTGTTGAGGGAAACTATATAGATAAAAATATAGATAAAAACCGTGCCTATAAGGACGCAGCGGTTTTTGCACTTCTATCTTTGCCTCATGGCCTCTATCTATATCCGGAAAGTTATTTTACTGATCGAGAAAAATACGAAGAGTCGGATGATATTTTCCCGGGCAAATCTTTCAAACTTTCTCCGGAGGACAAATTTGTTCTATTCGATCCGGATTATAAAGAAGTAGAGAAGATCCGAGACAGAAAATTAAAAGAAGAGTCTAACAAACCTAAACTTTCAAATGACGAGGTTCTCAAGTTAGTTGAAAGGGAGAAGGTCCGCAAAAAAGTTCTGACCGCTAAATGGGAACAGACCAATTTTTCCAAAAAAGACTTTGATAGAGTCCTTGCTTATCTCGAAAAAAATCTGCAAAACTATACAACTCCTCCACTCAAAGACCCATTTGGAGAAGAAGATACTAAAGATAAAGAGCCATTCAGCATCAAGGATGTATATCTAGCTGCTGCAAACGGTTATCTTTCTTCTTTAGATCCACATAGCCAAGTATTCCTAAAAGCTGCCTGGGAAGAATCCATGGCAAAAATCGAAGACGGAAGTTTCGAAGGAATTGGAGCAATCTTGAGTGGCGGCGGTAATAAAGAAGTTATCGTAGAAAACCCATTAGAAGGAAGACCTGCAGTTACTGCTGGTGTTCGCGCAGGAGATGTGATCCTTGCAGTGGATGGAAAATCCACAAAAGGAATGTTACTCGACAAAGTAGTCGAAAGGATCAAAGGAAAAAAAGGATCCAAAGTAATTCTCACCATCCGCAGAAAAGGTGTGGCAGGAACTTTGGCGATCGAAGTGATCCGAGATACTATCGAGATCCGAAATATTACGAGTAAGCTGATAGACAATCATCCTTATATCGGATATATCAAGCTAACTGGTTTCGTAAAATCAGATCCATCTGTTGATAAAGAATTCGTTCAACATTTTAAAGAATTAGAAAAACAATCTACTGGTAAAGGAACCAAACTAAAAGCGCTAGTTCTGGATCTTAGAAATAACCCAGGTGGTTATTTGGATCTAGCAATTGATCTTGCAGATATGTTTGTGACTAACGGACTTATCGTTTCCGTAAAAAGTCCGAACAGAAGTCCTGAAGATTCTAATGCAGGTAAAAAAGATCTAACTGATCTACCTGTTGCAGTTCTAATCAATGCAAAGTCTGCTTCTGCTTCTGAGATTGTAGCTTCTGCACTTAAACATCACGGTCGTGGTTTGATCCTGGGAGAGAGATCGTTCGGAAAAGCAACCGTTCAAAAACTACAAGAGTTAAGAGGAAACGGAGCTTATTATATCAAACTTACTCAGTCCAGATATTATGCACCTTCCGGAAATACGATCCAAGTAGTCGGAGTTAAACCTGATGTGGATGTTTCTTCCGAAGAGGATGGTAGTTTCCCATTTCATTACCGCGAAGAAAACATGTGGAATCACCTTCCAGAGTTACCTTCTTCTGCTGAAGAAAAAAGCCATTTCGACGTGAAAAAATTAGAAGGCTGGGTAAAATCAAACGGACAAGCGGAGAAGTTCATACAAGAACATAAGAACGATCCGATCAAGCCTGACTTTCAATTGATCCGTTCTATAGATTACGTAGATGCTCTTTTAAATACTGGTACAAAACGTAAGTAA
- the lsa25 gene encoding surface adhesin Lsa25 yields the protein MRKVYYIIRSLFTLFAFSMLAIGCEEKLDRSPYGFREEDDSDLIAGALFFQSFTNNGDGTTTDASGGLMWKTCSQGQVFSGDANSFNCRGASGTLANPSSFGAEELQYCNVDLNSCNTLGLPQTLTNVSPIGIPGSSEAYDSCANDNTGGHTDWRVASFIELKYLSSNSRNFMLLKFPDTIESFYWSSTANEQDIAGKTARAVSFTRDKFGDDETFSKTSRYFVRCVR from the coding sequence ATGAGAAAAGTATATTATATAATAAGATCATTATTCACCTTATTCGCGTTTAGTATGCTCGCGATAGGCTGTGAAGAGAAATTGGATCGTAGTCCTTATGGCTTCCGAGAAGAAGACGATAGTGACCTGATTGCGGGTGCACTCTTTTTCCAAAGTTTCACTAATAATGGAGATGGAACAACAACTGATGCTAGTGGCGGGTTGATGTGGAAGACTTGTAGCCAAGGCCAAGTATTCAGCGGTGATGCAAATTCTTTCAATTGTAGAGGAGCAAGTGGAACACTTGCTAATCCTAGTTCTTTCGGAGCAGAAGAGTTACAATATTGTAATGTAGATCTGAATTCTTGTAATACCTTAGGACTTCCTCAAACACTTACAAATGTATCTCCGATAGGAATTCCAGGTAGTTCGGAAGCATATGATTCCTGTGCAAATGATAACACAGGGGGTCATACAGATTGGAGAGTTGCTAGTTTTATCGAGCTAAAATATTTAAGCTCAAATAGCCGCAACTTCATGCTGTTAAAATTTCCAGATACCATAGAGTCTTTCTATTGGAGTTCCACAGCTAACGAGCAGGATATAGCAGGTAAAACAGCTAGAGCAGTATCTTTTACCAGAGATAAATTTGGCGACGACGAAACATTTAGCAAAACCAGCAGATATTTTGTTCGCTGCGTAAGATAA
- the omp85 gene encoding Omp85 family outer membrane protein, which yields MRIKEIKSLVLAICFVAGVLELSADDYIPEPGCEKPAARKNLPFHMDTSKQLCAKDLAVKREGWYPTGLPLINSDPLEGVGFGVRAYAYNNGLKSDPLFDYTPYRLRFFAQYFNTSKNAQYHQLSLDMPFIANTQWRLRADAFLTITPTTLYFGIGEGSLKTLNYYDRNQPGGDYYTNATFADQQRNNSYYRPGGPQDPVNFGGNTYYGVQSQPGFVVTNRMYNGYIIETPMINTSTERSFFGGTVRLVAGMKISENIIRTFDGKKAQGFDPVLGMDYGAYVPNAKTRLTEDAEAGKILGYHGGYVNAVRLALVYDTRDFEPDPNSGVFLEGTFEKNSKAFGSDFNFQKYFAQGKFFWSPFPKAFEKLVIASRFGAGLSEGDVPFFEYRNMWGTEGLIGGLGGIRTIRGYKQDRFVGRMMGWGNLEVRWKFGSLKVGDEYFAFNLVPFMDFGRVWDDEHKVGTKDYKYSHGLGLRIAWNQATIIMIDWAKSKEDEQLFVNFSHAF from the coding sequence ATGAGGATTAAAGAAATTAAATCGCTGGTGCTAGCGATTTGTTTTGTGGCAGGCGTTCTAGAATTAAGCGCCGATGATTATATTCCTGAACCGGGATGCGAGAAGCCAGCTGCTCGCAAAAATTTACCGTTTCATATGGATACATCTAAACAGCTTTGTGCAAAAGACTTAGCAGTTAAAAGGGAAGGTTGGTATCCTACCGGACTTCCTCTTATTAATTCAGATCCACTTGAAGGTGTCGGTTTTGGTGTTCGTGCGTATGCTTATAATAACGGTCTGAAATCAGATCCGTTATTCGATTATACTCCATACAGACTTAGGTTCTTTGCTCAGTATTTTAATACTAGCAAAAATGCTCAATACCATCAGCTCAGTTTGGATATGCCATTTATTGCGAATACGCAATGGCGTCTTCGTGCAGATGCGTTTCTGACAATTACACCTACCACTCTCTATTTTGGAATAGGTGAAGGTTCCCTAAAAACTCTGAATTATTATGACCGTAACCAGCCGGGCGGAGATTATTACACAAACGCTACCTTCGCGGACCAACAAAGAAATAATAGCTATTATAGACCTGGAGGTCCTCAAGATCCGGTCAATTTTGGTGGGAATACTTACTACGGAGTTCAGAGCCAGCCTGGATTCGTTGTTACTAACAGAATGTACAACGGATACATTATCGAAACTCCAATGATTAATACGAGTACTGAGAGATCTTTCTTCGGCGGGACTGTTCGTTTAGTCGCCGGGATGAAAATTTCTGAAAATATTATCAGAACTTTCGATGGAAAAAAAGCACAAGGTTTCGATCCGGTTTTAGGTATGGATTACGGTGCATATGTGCCTAACGCCAAAACCCGTCTGACCGAAGACGCAGAAGCAGGAAAGATCTTAGGTTATCACGGTGGATACGTAAATGCAGTTCGTCTTGCATTAGTATATGATACTCGTGACTTCGAACCTGATCCAAACAGCGGAGTTTTCTTAGAAGGAACCTTTGAAAAGAACAGCAAGGCTTTCGGTTCAGACTTCAATTTCCAAAAATACTTTGCTCAGGGAAAATTCTTCTGGAGTCCATTTCCGAAAGCTTTCGAAAAACTCGTTATCGCTTCTCGTTTTGGAGCAGGACTCTCCGAAGGAGATGTTCCATTCTTCGAATACCGTAACATGTGGGGAACAGAAGGTTTGATCGGAGGACTCGGAGGTATTCGTACCATCCGTGGTTACAAACAGGACCGCTTCGTAGGAAGAATGATGGGCTGGGGTAACCTGGAGGTGAGATGGAAATTCGGATCCTTAAAAGTAGGAGATGAATACTTCGCATTTAACTTAGTGCCATTCATGGACTTCGGACGAGTTTGGGACGACGAACATAAGGTTGGAACTAAGGATTATAAATATTCACATGGTCTCGGACTCAGGATCGCTTGGAACCAGGCAACGATCATTATGATCGACTGGGCAAAATCAAAAGAAGACGAACAATTATTCGTAAACTTCAGCCACGCGTTCTAA
- a CDS encoding acetyl-CoA carboxylase biotin carboxylase subunit, translated as MIKRLLIANRGEISLRIQKTCKKLGIETVAVYSDADKDAPFVKAADFSFYLGESEPSKSYLVIPNILRAIKETGADAVHPGYGFLSEKAEFARELSKAGISFLGPKAETVDLMGDKIRSRAAMEKAKVPVVPGYEGDSQEHSVLLKEAERIGFPVMIKASAGGGGKGMKRVFSKEEFLPALESAQREAGNAFGDARVFLEKYIINPRHIEVQVFGDSSGRVIHLFERECSIQRRHQKVVEESPAPNLPSELKQKICEVAVKAASSIGYIGAGTVEFILGEDGSFYFLEMNTRLQVEHPVTESVTGFDLVEWQIRIAEGVSIEKLTSGKSPSQSGHAIEVRLYAEDPENEFLPSIGKIELARFPETQNLRIDSGVVTGSEVSLYYDPMLAKVIGIGKTREEARKNLIAGLEEIIVFGPITNLNYLKAILEHSEFVKGNTDTHFLEKHKVVWEEFGEEKEALMRTASFLANRTVKTSSVWDAVGPNGVWGEIS; from the coding sequence GTGATCAAAAGACTACTCATCGCAAATAGGGGAGAAATCTCTCTTCGTATCCAAAAAACCTGCAAAAAGTTGGGCATTGAAACTGTAGCTGTATATTCAGATGCAGATAAAGATGCGCCATTTGTAAAAGCAGCGGATTTTTCTTTTTATTTAGGGGAGTCAGAACCTTCTAAATCTTATTTAGTAATTCCTAATATATTAAGAGCCATCAAAGAAACTGGTGCGGATGCGGTTCATCCAGGTTATGGGTTTTTATCCGAGAAGGCTGAATTTGCAAGAGAACTTTCTAAAGCGGGAATTTCTTTTTTAGGACCTAAAGCAGAAACTGTGGACCTAATGGGAGATAAGATCCGTTCTCGTGCAGCAATGGAGAAGGCCAAAGTTCCTGTTGTTCCTGGATATGAAGGGGATTCCCAGGAACATTCTGTTTTATTAAAAGAAGCAGAGAGGATCGGGTTCCCGGTCATGATCAAGGCAAGCGCAGGCGGTGGCGGAAAGGGGATGAAACGTGTCTTTTCGAAAGAAGAATTTTTACCTGCATTAGAATCTGCCCAAAGAGAAGCAGGAAATGCTTTCGGGGATGCAAGAGTATTTTTAGAAAAGTATATTATAAATCCTAGGCATATAGAAGTTCAGGTATTCGGAGATTCTTCCGGAAGAGTAATCCATCTATTCGAAAGAGAATGTTCCATCCAAAGAAGACACCAGAAAGTAGTGGAGGAATCCCCCGCACCAAATCTGCCTTCTGAACTGAAACAAAAGATTTGTGAAGTAGCAGTTAAGGCCGCTTCTTCTATTGGTTATATTGGCGCAGGAACAGTTGAGTTCATTTTGGGAGAAGATGGATCCTTCTACTTCTTGGAAATGAATACGAGACTTCAGGTAGAACATCCAGTTACTGAATCTGTAACTGGTTTCGATCTAGTCGAATGGCAGATCCGAATTGCAGAAGGTGTGAGTATAGAAAAACTCACCTCCGGAAAATCTCCTTCTCAAAGCGGACACGCAATCGAAGTCAGATTATACGCAGAAGATCCTGAGAATGAGTTCCTACCTTCTATCGGAAAGATAGAACTCGCAAGATTCCCTGAGACCCAAAACCTAAGAATTGATTCGGGAGTAGTGACTGGTTCCGAAGTTTCTCTTTATTACGATCCTATGCTTGCGAAAGTGATAGGGATCGGCAAAACAAGAGAAGAAGCACGTAAAAATCTGATCGCAGGTCTCGAAGAAATAATCGTATTCGGGCCGATCACAAATCTGAATTATCTAAAAGCAATATTGGAACATTCTGAATTCGTAAAGGGAAATACAGATACTCACTTTTTAGAAAAACATAAAGTAGTTTGGGAAGAATTTGGAGAAGAAAAAGAAGCACTCATGAGAACCGCTTCTTTTCTTGCAAACCGTACAGTAAAAACTTCCTCCGTATGGGATGCTGTTGGGCCGAACGGAGTTTGGGGAGAAATATCTTGA
- a CDS encoding pyridoxine 5'-phosphate synthase, whose product MVHLSVNVNKIATLRNSRGGNHPDLIYLSKLILDSGAHGITVHPREDERHIKKDDVFDLREFLTFYNRDKKKKIEYNMEGEPSSRFLDLVLEAKPDQATLVPVTPGEITSDHGFDLKKDSSELKNYIRSIQDAGIRVSIFMETDLENLKLVKDTGADRVEFYTGPYAHAFDHSPEKGKSSFESFKNAAEFLQSQKIGINAGHDLDHFNLPLFSQLPGLEEVSIGHRLMSYALEVGLETSVKEYLKALS is encoded by the coding sequence GCGTAAATGTAAACAAAATTGCAACTTTGAGAAACTCCAGAGGTGGAAATCATCCGGACCTGATCTATCTATCCAAACTAATTTTGGATTCCGGCGCTCACGGAATTACAGTTCATCCCAGAGAAGACGAAAGACATATAAAAAAAGACGACGTATTCGATCTGCGGGAATTTCTCACGTTCTACAATAGGGATAAAAAGAAGAAGATAGAATATAATATGGAAGGAGAACCTTCTTCCCGATTTTTAGATCTTGTTCTGGAAGCAAAACCGGACCAGGCGACGTTAGTTCCAGTAACTCCAGGAGAGATCACTTCTGATCATGGTTTCGATTTGAAGAAGGACTCCTCAGAATTGAAAAATTATATCCGAAGTATCCAAGATGCTGGCATCCGGGTTTCTATCTTCATGGAGACGGATTTAGAGAATCTTAAATTAGTAAAAGATACCGGCGCGGATCGTGTAGAATTTTATACAGGTCCTTATGCCCACGCTTTTGATCATTCTCCTGAAAAAGGTAAATCCTCTTTCGAATCTTTCAAAAACGCGGCTGAGTTCCTACAGTCCCAGAAAATAGGGATTAACGCAGGCCACGACCTGGATCATTTCAATCTTCCTCTATTCTCTCAACTTCCAGGTTTGGAAGAAGTGTCCATCGGCCACAGACTAATGTCTTACGCACTCGAAGTCGGGTTAGAGACATCCGTGAAGGAATATCTAAAGGCTCTTAGCTAA